CAAAGCTGAATCGACCAGAGCATCAAGAAAGGAGCACTGTTAGTGAACCACCTGCTGGTCTAAGTGTATTTGTGAGCATGGACTTCACTAGAAAGAAAAGTAGTCATAGGCACAATATGGAGATACCTTCTCTTGATGACTTGCGCAGGATGAGGCACTACATAATATCCAGCAGTGATGAGGCTACTCCATGGATAAAGTAAGCTACATGTAATCCTATGTGTTTTTTCTATTGTGTTCACTATCTAACTGACATAAGTTTATTGTTTCATCAGTGAGCACATGGACGAATTGAGGAACACCAACTCGCATAATGTTGATAGAAGGCACAAGGCTGAATTTGTACATTGGTTCGAGCGTAAAGTGAGTCATATATATTTTTGTTCAATTTTATTCATCACACTTGAATATATATGTTTGtaacatatttttcaaacaTTTCTGAGTGTAGATCAGGAACTTACATGCAGAGGGAAAAGCAGATGAAATGATTTATTCTCTATCTCATGGTCCAGAACAAATAGTTAGTGTGAGGAACAGGTGTGCCATCAATGAGTTTTTCTTCTGGACATCagatgtagagaaaaatctatcaacacagGACAGTGGTGTTGTCGTCAAGGGTGatgatggcatggaatggtatggagtgataaaaaaaatcatcatccttgattttcctaactagcatgaagtcacattgttcgagtgtgactggtatgatgttCCTGCACCAACTAAGAGCAAATCCAGAGGGTATAGTAAAGATAAATTTGGGATTATCGATATTGATACCACTCGATTTCGCTActcagatgatccatacatcctgGCAACACAAGTGAACCAAGTGTGTTATGTGAAAGGCGAGAAGGaaggtactaaatggtgcaaTGTCCTCAAAATGAAAACT
Above is a genomic segment from Setaria viridis chromosome 4, Setaria_viridis_v4.0, whole genome shotgun sequence containing:
- the LOC117853733 gene encoding uncharacterized protein — its product is MDFTRKKSSHRHNMEIPSLDDLRRMRHYIISSSDEATPWINEHMDELRNTNSHNVDRRHKAEFVHWFERKIRNLHAEGKADEMIYSLSHGPEQIVSVRNRCAINEFFFWTSDVEKNLSTQDSGVVVKGDDGMEWYGVIKKIIILDFPN